In one window of Mobula hypostoma chromosome 1, sMobHyp1.1, whole genome shotgun sequence DNA:
- the cgrrf1 gene encoding cell growth regulator with RING finger domain protein 1 isoform X2, protein MAAVFLVMLYEYSPLFYITLIFVCFFVTTAVIFGWFVWDIPVIIRNSEETESGPGVQRKRMVQVKNPFALEIINSLTASVTGGITFKSNCIEKCTLTIYWGCSVHKLHEGLQKHIYCFRIRLPQKLEEAIDKEYLYREEFLIEKESDDEIFPRLPEYLAIKDFGDLPRARYPIVALLTLTEEENWDIYEIISMVTVIHVPDEKYKLACRILYQYLLTAQGHVYDLKRLFVSAGDSSMPEEMPSEADGVDKKLLEKFGTAGEEFDLWKENSKDCVVCQNAPVNWVLLPCRHACLCDCCVTYFNQCPMCREFVCESFALKSSGVRTEENIDVVENEADDPILGNPFE, encoded by the exons ATGGCTGCAGTGTTTCTGGTGATGTTATACGAGTACTCGCCGCTTTTCTACATAACGCTCATCTTCGTCTGTTTTTTTGTAACGACAGCTGTGATATTTGGATG GTTTGTTTGGGATATTCCTGTGATAATCCGTAATTCAGAGGAGACAGAGTCCGGGCCTGGGGTGCAGAGGAAGCGCATGGTGCAAGTGAAAAACCCCTTCGCCTTGGAAATTATAAATTCCCTTACAGCGTCTGTTACAG GTGGAATAACCTTCAAATCAAACTGCATAGAGAAATGTACTTTGACCATCTATTGGGGATGCAGTGTTCATAAACTCCATGAAGGATTACAAAAACACATTTACTGCTTTAGAATAAGGCTGCCACAGAAACTAGAGGAAGCAATAGACAAAGAATATCTCTATCGAGAGGAATTTCT TATTGAGAAAGAAAGTGATGACGAAATATTCCCTCGGCTTCCTGAATATTTAGCAATTAAAGACTTCGGGGATCTTCCGCGAGCGCGATATCCAATAGTGGCATTGCTAACATTAACAGAAGAAGAAAATTGGGATATTTATGAAATT ATTTCAATGGTAACCGTAATCCATGTTCCCGATGAGAAGTACAAACTTGCCTGTCGTATTTTGTACCAGTATCTACTGACTGCTCAGGGTCATGTATATGACCTTAAG AGACTTTTTGTATCTGCTGGTGATAGCAGCATGCCTGAGGAGATGCCTTCAGAAGCTGATGGTGTGGACAAAAAACTTCTCGAAAAATTTGGCACTGCAGGAGAGGAATTTGACTTGTGGAAAGAAAACAGCAAAGATTGTGTTGTGTGCCAGAATGCTCCTGTGAACTGGGTTTTGCTCCCATGCAGACATGCTTGTTTGTGTGACTGTTGTGTGACCTACTTCAATCAATGCCCGATGTGTAGAGAATTTGTTTGTGAATCTTTTGCACTTAAAAGTTCTGGAGTACGAACTGAGGAGAATATTGATGTTGTTGAAAATGAAGCTGATGATCCAATACTGGGAAATCCATTTGAGTGA
- the cgrrf1 gene encoding cell growth regulator with RING finger domain protein 1 isoform X1, producing the protein MAAVFLVMLYEYSPLFYITLIFVCFFVTTAVIFGWFVWDIPVIIRNSEETESGPGVQRKRMVQVKNPFALEIINSLTASVTGGITFKSNCIEKCTLTIYWGCSVHKLHEGLQKHIYCFRIRLPQKLEEAIDKEYLYREEFLYLFSFLMTRLSIEKESDDEIFPRLPEYLAIKDFGDLPRARYPIVALLTLTEEENWDIYEIISMVTVIHVPDEKYKLACRILYQYLLTAQGHVYDLKRLFVSAGDSSMPEEMPSEADGVDKKLLEKFGTAGEEFDLWKENSKDCVVCQNAPVNWVLLPCRHACLCDCCVTYFNQCPMCREFVCESFALKSSGVRTEENIDVVENEADDPILGNPFE; encoded by the exons ATGGCTGCAGTGTTTCTGGTGATGTTATACGAGTACTCGCCGCTTTTCTACATAACGCTCATCTTCGTCTGTTTTTTTGTAACGACAGCTGTGATATTTGGATG GTTTGTTTGGGATATTCCTGTGATAATCCGTAATTCAGAGGAGACAGAGTCCGGGCCTGGGGTGCAGAGGAAGCGCATGGTGCAAGTGAAAAACCCCTTCGCCTTGGAAATTATAAATTCCCTTACAGCGTCTGTTACAG GTGGAATAACCTTCAAATCAAACTGCATAGAGAAATGTACTTTGACCATCTATTGGGGATGCAGTGTTCATAAACTCCATGAAGGATTACAAAAACACATTTACTGCTTTAGAATAAGGCTGCCACAGAAACTAGAGGAAGCAATAGACAAAGAATATCTCTATCGAGAGGAATTTCTGTATCTTTTTTCATTTCTGATGACCAG GCTTAGTATTGAGAAAGAAAGTGATGACGAAATATTCCCTCGGCTTCCTGAATATTTAGCAATTAAAGACTTCGGGGATCTTCCGCGAGCGCGATATCCAATAGTGGCATTGCTAACATTAACAGAAGAAGAAAATTGGGATATTTATGAAATT ATTTCAATGGTAACCGTAATCCATGTTCCCGATGAGAAGTACAAACTTGCCTGTCGTATTTTGTACCAGTATCTACTGACTGCTCAGGGTCATGTATATGACCTTAAG AGACTTTTTGTATCTGCTGGTGATAGCAGCATGCCTGAGGAGATGCCTTCAGAAGCTGATGGTGTGGACAAAAAACTTCTCGAAAAATTTGGCACTGCAGGAGAGGAATTTGACTTGTGGAAAGAAAACAGCAAAGATTGTGTTGTGTGCCAGAATGCTCCTGTGAACTGGGTTTTGCTCCCATGCAGACATGCTTGTTTGTGTGACTGTTGTGTGACCTACTTCAATCAATGCCCGATGTGTAGAGAATTTGTTTGTGAATCTTTTGCACTTAAAAGTTCTGGAGTACGAACTGAGGAGAATATTGATGTTGTTGAAAATGAAGCTGATGATCCAATACTGGGAAATCCATTTGAGTGA